From one Mytilus edulis chromosome 1, xbMytEdul2.2, whole genome shotgun sequence genomic stretch:
- the LOC139521003 gene encoding uncharacterized protein isoform X22, producing MAANDVLYNEKEIYFFQQEVKRKIPKRCRKAPEELPEALRFAHPNPKVAAYLASKNREALKHQEQDPFGDGLGKKSLLPNINQSVTNIKNRLDSALSNDEDSQKYLFEDTKSTSYTILQQLAKYLYSYDDIADHVPKSLEYQLMSTWKELTNDVIYVQREWQTVEIKEQYFNSLRDTHSDDEDDDVLGGRTSVLDKSSKPKVKKISNRPLIPEIIEDDSKGDNRMPKRSDSRMSTQSVARSKLEVRAGGRASRDHRGSRISPNQPIYKPRKVAGLRSPNIRKGLHDDAYSNIAETPSDPRSTALVTISFSLKDKKGVIMDNNVEEVDRKKLQEEYEAFKELIKTVKQQQQDDLDEGKDKPVVVRYYGDHKKEVLLKYRKSPVKTDSPVLGKSGKIRIPIIGDDRNEGKQLIQATVHDGTSFVYYPSGKPAIMFSSAGYGRPGYYLVAYDDGNNPRMLACFTPCGKGVCFSNTSKNIRFLSTAKGGHLTDTEGSVIQRWKWPMGSVKLGTPVILQLNSHLVFRCYSQTSMAIVFNCQKETAKFPILPYTGAVEKEDNEQLLTGINFTSRAAKELMRIFAPKTKTKNRGKQKKVKAHIAEMQKLLEFPDKLQYEHESERDLARLQRKAKNLVDDWMEHYRVTIGLISPDISRMKDRPEFTDYRRKIQSARISERLDRDPASQRPVLDLATDRRIRAPSAPLARSCLKKVLSRTTPKDTARKSAVASVVKFDDEPHEIGDDDVSPTALAVLERLTQSAGKRSTRSTRTSLSSAPVSRQLTSLSHIDLSSVKVHCPIAIRQQLLGLERPSCRCSRHYIPQITDIEYDDFVSTEAPESQVIVISVISSLFPYVNSAEDMLEEIYMNQNRNRTKPCVQGRNDTYRIFQYDINTAAEGSHHTTPLLLTRHNVVPGMILMYMNGHLSFCDHIFNGYGNARRDFKKQVMKTRLQAMQGFALPRDFRFSPVKGKSGMRSAWGGEIGGTGVDHWGNPGMSVDSALMPIQRPLTSSTDEDRVDRLRENTNIQQVKWIRYSVH from the exons ATGGCAGCAAATGATGTGCTTTACAATGAAAAAGAAATCTATTTCTTTCAACAAGAGGTGAAAAGGAAGATACCAAAACGTTGTCGTAAGGCACCAGAGGAGTTACCAGAAGCTTTACGATTTGCACATCCAAATCCTAAAGTAGCTGCCTACTTAGCTAGCAAGAACAGGGAAGCTTTAAAACACCAGGAACAAGATCCATTTGGCGATGGATTGGGAAAGAAAAGCTTGCTGCCAAATATTAACCAGTCAGTCACAAACATTAAAAATCGATTGGATAGTGCCTTGTCAAATGATGAGGActcacaaaaatatttattcgAAGACACTAAAAGTACATCATATACTATTCTTCAGCAGTTAGccaaatatttatattcttatGATGATATTGCTGATCATGTTCCAAAAAGTTTGGAATATCAGTTGATGTCAACATGGAAAGAATTGACTAACGATGTAATTTATGTACAGAGGGAATGGCAGACGGTGGAAATTAAAGAACAGTATTTTAATTCACTGCGGGATACTCATAGTGATGACGAAGACGATGATGTCCTTGGCGGTAGAACTTCAGTGTTAGATAAATCTTCAAAaccaaaagtgaaaaaaatatcaaaccgACCTCTTATACCAGAAATAATTGAAGATgattcaaagggagataatagaATGCCAAAAAGAAGCGATAGTCGAATGTCAACTCAGTCAGTAGCAAGAAGTAAACTAGAAGTACGAGCAGGAGGTAGAGCATCAAGGGATCATAGAGGGTCAA GAATATCTCCTAATCAGCCGATATATAAACCTAGAAagg TCGCTGGATTACGCTCACCAAATATCAGAAAGGGATTGCACGATGATGCTTATTCCAATATTGCAGAAACGCCATCTGATCCAAGAT CAACTGCTTTAGTTACAATTAGTTTTTcattaaaagacaaaaaag GTGTAATAATGGACAACAACGTAGAAGAAGTAGACCGGAAGAAACTGCAAGAAGAATATGAAGCTTTCAAAGAACTTATTAAGACAGT AAAACAACAGCAACAAGATGATCTTGATGAAGGAAAAGATAAGCCAGTTGTAGTTCGTTACTATGGAGACCACAAAAAAGAAGTCCTTCTAAAATACAGAAAGTCACCTGTAAAAACAGATAGTCCAGTATTAGGAAAGTCAGGGAAAATCCGGATACCCATCATTGGAGATGATAGAAATGAAGGGAAACAACTCATACAGGCCACAGTTCATGATGGAACTAGTTTTGTTTA TTACCCCTCTGGAAAGCCAGCTATAATGTTTAGTTCTGCAGGATATGGTCGCCCAGGATATTACTTGGTGGCATATGATGATGGCAACAATCCTAGAATGCTAGCCTGTTTTACTCCCTGTGGCAAGGGTGTATGTTTTAGCAATACCAGTAAAAATATTAG gtttttgtCTACAGCAAAGGGAGGTCATTTAACCGACACTGAAGGTAGTGTTATACAGAGATGGAAATGGCCGATGGGTAGTGTTAAACTGGGGACTCCTGTTATATTACAG CTCAATAGCCACCTAGTGTTCAGATGTTATAGTCAGACAAGTATGGCCATCGTGTTCAACTGTCAGAAAGAAACAGCCAAGTTTCCTATCTTACCTTATACAGGAGCTGTGGAGAAGGAAGACAAT gaACAATTACTTACAGGAATTAACTTTACTTCAAGAGCAGCCAAAGAGCTTATGAGAATTTTTGCACCAAAAACCAAAACGAAGAACAGAGGAAAACAGAAAAAG GTGAAAGCCCACATAGCTGAAATGCAGAAGTTATTAGAGTTTCCTGATAAACTACAGTATGAGCACGAATCTGAAAGAGACTTAGCAAG ATTACAAAGAAAAGCAAA AAATTTAGTTGACGACTGGATGGAACATTATCGTGTAACAATAGGACTTATCTCCCCTGATATCAGCCGAATGAAAGACCGACCTGAATTTACAGATTACAGACGCAAGATACAATCAGCTAGAATATCAGAAAGACTGGACAGAGACCCAGCAAGCCAGAGACCAGTACTTGACCTGGCTACTGACAGACGAATTAGAGCCCCATCAGCACCATTAG CCCGTTCTTGCCTAAAGAAAG TTTTATCACGGACCACACCTAAAGACACTGCAAGGAAGTCTGCTGTGGCATCAGTGGTTAAGTTTGATGACGAGCCACATGAGATCGGTGATGATGATGTGTCACCCACTGCATTAGCTGTCCTAGAGAGATTAACACA GTCAGCTGGTAAAAGATCCACTAGAAGTACTAGAACAAGTTTATCTAGTGCTCCTGTGTCTAGACAGTTAACAAGCTTAAGCCATATAGACTTGTCATCTGTCAAAGTCCATTGTCCAATAGCTATTCGACAACAGCTATTAGGATTAGAGCGGCCATCTTGTCGCTGCAGCAGACATTACATTCCACAGATCACTGACATTGAATATGATGATTTTGTTTCAACTGAAGCTCCAGAATCACAAGTTATTGTTATCAGCGTTATTTCATCATT ATTTCCATATGTTAATTCAGCAGAAGATATGTTGGAAGAAATTTATATGAATCAAAATAGGAATCGGACTAAACCTTGTGTTCAAGGACGGAATGATACCTATAGGATTTTTCAATATGATATTAATACGGCAGCTGAAGGGTCACATCACACAACACCTCTTCTTCTTACTCGGCATAATGTAGTTCCTGGCATGATTCTT ATGTATATGAATGGGCATCTGTCATTCTGTGATCATATATTCAATGGCTATGGTAATGCAAGAAGAGACTTCAAAAAACAAGTAATGAAAACCAGGTTACAGGCAATGCAAGGGTTCGCCTTGCCCAGAGATTTCAGATTCAG TCCAGTGAAGGGTAAATCTGGGATGAGATCAGCTTGGGGTGGAGAGATAGGGGGTACAGGAGTGGACCACTGGGGTAATCCTGGAATGTCCGTAGACTCTGCACTAATGCCAATACAGCGCCCCCTCACATCTTCGACTGACGAGGACAGAGTGGACAGACTCAGAGAAAACACAAATATACAGCAAGTCAA GTGGATTAGGTATAGCGTGCACTGA
- the LOC139521003 gene encoding uncharacterized protein isoform X6, with protein sequence MAANDVLYNEKEIYFFQQEVKRKIPKRCRKAPEELPEALRFAHPNPKVAAYLASKNREALKHQEQDPFGDGLGKKSLLPNINQSVTNIKNRLDSALSNDEDSQKYLFEDTKSTSYTILQQLAKYLYSYDDIADHVPKSLEYQLMSTWKELTNDVIYVQREWQTVEIKEQYFNSLRDTHSDDEDDDVLGGRTSVLDKSSKPKVKKISNRPLIPEIIEDDSKGDNRMPKRSDSRMSTQSVARSKLEVRAGGRASRDHRGSIAGLRSPNIRKGLHDDAYSNIAETPSDPRSTALVTISFSLKDKKGVIMDNNVEEVDRKKLQEEYEAFKELIKTVKQQQQDDLDEGKDKPVVVRYYGDHKKEVLLKYRKSPVKTDSPVLGKSGKIRIPIIGDDRNEGKQLIQATVHDGTSFVYYPSGKPAIMFSSAGYGRPGYYLVAYDDGNNPRMLACFTPCGKGVCFSNTSKNIRFLSTAKGGHLTDTEGSVIQRWKWPMGSVKLGTPVILQLNSHLVFRCYSQTSMAIVFNCQKETAKFPILPYTGAVEKEDNEQLLTGINFTSRAAKELMRIFAPKTKTKNRGKQKKVKAHIAEMQKLLEFPDKLQYEHESERDLARLQRKAKNLVDDWMEHYRVTIGLISPDISRMKDRPEFTDYRRKIQSARISERLDRDPASQRPVLDLATDRRIRAPSAPLARSCLKKVLSRTTPKDTARKSAVASVVKFDDEPHEIGDDDVSPTALAVLERLTQSAGKRSTRSTRTSLSSAPVSRQLTSLSHIDLSSVKVHCPIAIRQQLLGLERPSCRCSRHYIPQITDIEYDDFVSTEAPESQVIVISVISSLFPYVNSAEDMLEEIYMNQNRNRTKPCVQGRNDTYRIFQYDINTAAEGSHHTTPLLLTRHNVVPGMILMYMNGHLSFCDHIFNGYGNARRDFKKQVMKTRLQAMQGFALPRDFRFSPVKGKSGMRSAWGGEIGGTGVDHWGNPGMSVDSALMPIQRPLTSSTDEDRVDRLRENTNIQQVKEIYAKLGPMLSIEPFKRRGYEKYVDHSPSPVRYHILDMKRHFSAPGRRLQGTVT encoded by the exons ATGGCAGCAAATGATGTGCTTTACAATGAAAAAGAAATCTATTTCTTTCAACAAGAGGTGAAAAGGAAGATACCAAAACGTTGTCGTAAGGCACCAGAGGAGTTACCAGAAGCTTTACGATTTGCACATCCAAATCCTAAAGTAGCTGCCTACTTAGCTAGCAAGAACAGGGAAGCTTTAAAACACCAGGAACAAGATCCATTTGGCGATGGATTGGGAAAGAAAAGCTTGCTGCCAAATATTAACCAGTCAGTCACAAACATTAAAAATCGATTGGATAGTGCCTTGTCAAATGATGAGGActcacaaaaatatttattcgAAGACACTAAAAGTACATCATATACTATTCTTCAGCAGTTAGccaaatatttatattcttatGATGATATTGCTGATCATGTTCCAAAAAGTTTGGAATATCAGTTGATGTCAACATGGAAAGAATTGACTAACGATGTAATTTATGTACAGAGGGAATGGCAGACGGTGGAAATTAAAGAACAGTATTTTAATTCACTGCGGGATACTCATAGTGATGACGAAGACGATGATGTCCTTGGCGGTAGAACTTCAGTGTTAGATAAATCTTCAAAaccaaaagtgaaaaaaatatcaaaccgACCTCTTATACCAGAAATAATTGAAGATgattcaaagggagataatagaATGCCAAAAAGAAGCGATAGTCGAATGTCAACTCAGTCAGTAGCAAGAAGTAAACTAGAAGTACGAGCAGGAGGTAGAGCATCAAGGGATCATAGAGGGTCAA TCGCTGGATTACGCTCACCAAATATCAGAAAGGGATTGCACGATGATGCTTATTCCAATATTGCAGAAACGCCATCTGATCCAAGAT CAACTGCTTTAGTTACAATTAGTTTTTcattaaaagacaaaaaag GTGTAATAATGGACAACAACGTAGAAGAAGTAGACCGGAAGAAACTGCAAGAAGAATATGAAGCTTTCAAAGAACTTATTAAGACAGT AAAACAACAGCAACAAGATGATCTTGATGAAGGAAAAGATAAGCCAGTTGTAGTTCGTTACTATGGAGACCACAAAAAAGAAGTCCTTCTAAAATACAGAAAGTCACCTGTAAAAACAGATAGTCCAGTATTAGGAAAGTCAGGGAAAATCCGGATACCCATCATTGGAGATGATAGAAATGAAGGGAAACAACTCATACAGGCCACAGTTCATGATGGAACTAGTTTTGTTTA TTACCCCTCTGGAAAGCCAGCTATAATGTTTAGTTCTGCAGGATATGGTCGCCCAGGATATTACTTGGTGGCATATGATGATGGCAACAATCCTAGAATGCTAGCCTGTTTTACTCCCTGTGGCAAGGGTGTATGTTTTAGCAATACCAGTAAAAATATTAG gtttttgtCTACAGCAAAGGGAGGTCATTTAACCGACACTGAAGGTAGTGTTATACAGAGATGGAAATGGCCGATGGGTAGTGTTAAACTGGGGACTCCTGTTATATTACAG CTCAATAGCCACCTAGTGTTCAGATGTTATAGTCAGACAAGTATGGCCATCGTGTTCAACTGTCAGAAAGAAACAGCCAAGTTTCCTATCTTACCTTATACAGGAGCTGTGGAGAAGGAAGACAAT gaACAATTACTTACAGGAATTAACTTTACTTCAAGAGCAGCCAAAGAGCTTATGAGAATTTTTGCACCAAAAACCAAAACGAAGAACAGAGGAAAACAGAAAAAG GTGAAAGCCCACATAGCTGAAATGCAGAAGTTATTAGAGTTTCCTGATAAACTACAGTATGAGCACGAATCTGAAAGAGACTTAGCAAG ATTACAAAGAAAAGCAAA AAATTTAGTTGACGACTGGATGGAACATTATCGTGTAACAATAGGACTTATCTCCCCTGATATCAGCCGAATGAAAGACCGACCTGAATTTACAGATTACAGACGCAAGATACAATCAGCTAGAATATCAGAAAGACTGGACAGAGACCCAGCAAGCCAGAGACCAGTACTTGACCTGGCTACTGACAGACGAATTAGAGCCCCATCAGCACCATTAG CCCGTTCTTGCCTAAAGAAAG TTTTATCACGGACCACACCTAAAGACACTGCAAGGAAGTCTGCTGTGGCATCAGTGGTTAAGTTTGATGACGAGCCACATGAGATCGGTGATGATGATGTGTCACCCACTGCATTAGCTGTCCTAGAGAGATTAACACA GTCAGCTGGTAAAAGATCCACTAGAAGTACTAGAACAAGTTTATCTAGTGCTCCTGTGTCTAGACAGTTAACAAGCTTAAGCCATATAGACTTGTCATCTGTCAAAGTCCATTGTCCAATAGCTATTCGACAACAGCTATTAGGATTAGAGCGGCCATCTTGTCGCTGCAGCAGACATTACATTCCACAGATCACTGACATTGAATATGATGATTTTGTTTCAACTGAAGCTCCAGAATCACAAGTTATTGTTATCAGCGTTATTTCATCATT ATTTCCATATGTTAATTCAGCAGAAGATATGTTGGAAGAAATTTATATGAATCAAAATAGGAATCGGACTAAACCTTGTGTTCAAGGACGGAATGATACCTATAGGATTTTTCAATATGATATTAATACGGCAGCTGAAGGGTCACATCACACAACACCTCTTCTTCTTACTCGGCATAATGTAGTTCCTGGCATGATTCTT ATGTATATGAATGGGCATCTGTCATTCTGTGATCATATATTCAATGGCTATGGTAATGCAAGAAGAGACTTCAAAAAACAAGTAATGAAAACCAGGTTACAGGCAATGCAAGGGTTCGCCTTGCCCAGAGATTTCAGATTCAG TCCAGTGAAGGGTAAATCTGGGATGAGATCAGCTTGGGGTGGAGAGATAGGGGGTACAGGAGTGGACCACTGGGGTAATCCTGGAATGTCCGTAGACTCTGCACTAATGCCAATACAGCGCCCCCTCACATCTTCGACTGACGAGGACAGAGTGGACAGACTCAGAGAAAACACAAATATACAGCAAGTCAA GGAAATTTATGCTAAACTTGGGCCAATGCTATCAATCGAACCATTCAAGAGGAG
- the LOC139521003 gene encoding uncharacterized protein isoform X7 codes for MAANDVLYNEKEIYFFQQEVKRKIPKRCRKAPEELPEALRFAHPNPKVAAYLASKNREALKHQEQDPFGDGLGKKSLLPNINQSVTNIKNRLDSALSNDEDSQKYLFEDTKSTSYTILQQLAKYLYSYDDIADHVPKSLEYQLMSTWKELTNDVIYVQREWQTVEIKEQYFNSLRDTHSDDEDDDVLGGRTSVLDKSSKPKVKKISNRPLIPEIIEDDSKGDNRMPKRSDSRMSTQSVARSKLEVRAGGRASRDHRGSIAGLRSPNIRKGLHDDAYSNIAETPSDPRSTALVTISFSLKDKKGVIMDNNVEEVDRKKLQEEYEAFKELIKTVKQQQQDDLDEGKDKPVVVRYYGDHKKEVLLKYRKSPVKTDSPVLGKSGKIRIPIIGDDRNEGKQLIQATVHDGTSFVYYPSGKPAIMFSSAGYGRPGYYLVAYDDGNNPRMLACFTPCGKGVCFSNTSKNIRFLSTAKGGHLTDTEGSVIQRWKWPMGSVKLGTPVILQLNSHLVFRCYSQTSMAIVFNCQKETAKFPILPYTGAVEKEDNEQLLTGINFTSRAAKELMRIFAPKTKTKNRGKQKKVKAHIAEMQKLLEFPDKLQYEHESERDLARLQRKAKNLVDDWMEHYRVTIGLISPDISRMKDRPEFTDYRRKIQSARISERLDRDPASQRPVLDLATDRRIRAPSAPLARSCLKKVLSRTTPKDTARKSAVASVVKFDDEPHEIGDDDVSPTALAVLERLTQSAGKRSTRSTRTSLSSAPVSRQLTSLSHIDLSSVKVHCPIAIRQQLLGLERPSCRCSRHYIPQITDIEYDDFVSTEAPESQVIVISVISSLFPYVNSAEDMLEEIYMNQNRNRTKPCVQGRNDTYRIFQYDINTAAEGSHHTTPLLLTRHNVVPGMILMYMNGHLSFCDHIFNGYGNARRDFKKQVMKTRLQAMQGFALPRDFRFSPVKGKSGMRSAWGGEIGGTGVDHWGNPGMSVDSALMPIQRPLTSSTDEDRVDRLRENTNIQQVKEIYAKLGPMLSIEPFKRRGYEKYVDHSPSPVRYHILDMKRHFSAPGRRLQGTVT; via the exons ATGGCAGCAAATGATGTGCTTTACAATGAAAAAGAAATCTATTTCTTTCAACAAGAGGTGAAAAGGAAGATACCAAAACGTTGTCGTAAGGCACCAGAGGAGTTACCAGAAGCTTTACGATTTGCACATCCAAATCCTAAAGTAGCTGCCTACTTAGCTAGCAAGAACAGGGAAGCTTTAAAACACCAGGAACAAGATCCATTTGGCGATGGATTGGGAAAGAAAAGCTTGCTGCCAAATATTAACCAGTCAGTCACAAACATTAAAAATCGATTGGATAGTGCCTTGTCAAATGATGAGGActcacaaaaatatttattcgAAGACACTAAAAGTACATCATATACTATTCTTCAGCAGTTAGccaaatatttatattcttatGATGATATTGCTGATCATGTTCCAAAAAGTTTGGAATATCAGTTGATGTCAACATGGAAAGAATTGACTAACGATGTAATTTATGTACAGAGGGAATGGCAGACGGTGGAAATTAAAGAACAGTATTTTAATTCACTGCGGGATACTCATAGTGATGACGAAGACGATGATGTCCTTGGCGGTAGAACTTCAGTGTTAGATAAATCTTCAAAaccaaaagtgaaaaaaatatcaaaccgACCTCTTATACCAGAAATAATTGAAGATgattcaaagggagataatagaATGCCAAAAAGAAGCGATAGTCGAATGTCAACTCAGTCAGTAGCAAGAAGTAAACTAGAAGTACGAGCAGGAGGTAGAGCATCAAGGGATCATAGAGGGTCAA TCGCTGGATTACGCTCACCAAATATCAGAAAGGGATTGCACGATGATGCTTATTCCAATATTGCAGAAACGCCATCTGATCCAAGAT CAACTGCTTTAGTTACAATTAGTTTTTcattaaaagacaaaaaag GTGTAATAATGGACAACAACGTAGAAGAAGTAGACCGGAAGAAACTGCAAGAAGAATATGAAGCTTTCAAAGAACTTATTAAGACAGT AAAACAACAGCAACAAGATGATCTTGATGAAGGAAAAGATAAGCCAGTTGTAGTTCGTTACTATGGAGACCACAAAAAAGAAGTCCTTCTAAAATACAGAAAGTCACCTGTAAAAACAGATAGTCCAGTATTAGGAAAGTCAGGGAAAATCCGGATACCCATCATTGGAGATGATAGAAATGAAGGGAAACAACTCATACAGGCCACAGTTCATGATGGAACTAGTTTTGTTTA TTACCCCTCTGGAAAGCCAGCTATAATGTTTAGTTCTGCAGGATATGGTCGCCCAGGATATTACTTGGTGGCATATGATGATGGCAACAATCCTAGAATGCTAGCCTGTTTTACTCCCTGTGGCAAGGGTGTATGTTTTAGCAATACCAGTAAAAATATTAG gtttttgtCTACAGCAAAGGGAGGTCATTTAACCGACACTGAAGGTAGTGTTATACAGAGATGGAAATGGCCGATGGGTAGTGTTAAACTGGGGACTCCTGTTATATTACAG CTCAATAGCCACCTAGTGTTCAGATGTTATAGTCAGACAAGTATGGCCATCGTGTTCAACTGTCAGAAAGAAACAGCCAAGTTTCCTATCTTACCTTATACAGGAGCTGTGGAGAAGGAAGACAAT gaACAATTACTTACAGGAATTAACTTTACTTCAAGAGCAGCCAAAGAGCTTATGAGAATTTTTGCACCAAAAACCAAAACGAAGAACAGAGGAAAACAGAAAAAG GTGAAAGCCCACATAGCTGAAATGCAGAAGTTATTAGAGTTTCCTGATAAACTACAGTATGAGCACGAATCTGAAAGAGACTTAGCAAGGTTACAAAGAAAAGCAAA AAATTTAGTTGACGACTGGATGGAACATTATCGTGTAACAATAGGACTTATCTCCCCTGATATCAGCCGAATGAAAGACCGACCTGAATTTACAGATTACAGACGCAAGATACAATCAGCTAGAATATCAGAAAGACTGGACAGAGACCCAGCAAGCCAGAGACCAGTACTTGACCTGGCTACTGACAGACGAATTAGAGCCCCATCAGCACCATTAG CCCGTTCTTGCCTAAAGAAAG TTTTATCACGGACCACACCTAAAGACACTGCAAGGAAGTCTGCTGTGGCATCAGTGGTTAAGTTTGATGACGAGCCACATGAGATCGGTGATGATGATGTGTCACCCACTGCATTAGCTGTCCTAGAGAGATTAACACA GTCAGCTGGTAAAAGATCCACTAGAAGTACTAGAACAAGTTTATCTAGTGCTCCTGTGTCTAGACAGTTAACAAGCTTAAGCCATATAGACTTGTCATCTGTCAAAGTCCATTGTCCAATAGCTATTCGACAACAGCTATTAGGATTAGAGCGGCCATCTTGTCGCTGCAGCAGACATTACATTCCACAGATCACTGACATTGAATATGATGATTTTGTTTCAACTGAAGCTCCAGAATCACAAGTTATTGTTATCAGCGTTATTTCATCATT ATTTCCATATGTTAATTCAGCAGAAGATATGTTGGAAGAAATTTATATGAATCAAAATAGGAATCGGACTAAACCTTGTGTTCAAGGACGGAATGATACCTATAGGATTTTTCAATATGATATTAATACGGCAGCTGAAGGGTCACATCACACAACACCTCTTCTTCTTACTCGGCATAATGTAGTTCCTGGCATGATTCTT ATGTATATGAATGGGCATCTGTCATTCTGTGATCATATATTCAATGGCTATGGTAATGCAAGAAGAGACTTCAAAAAACAAGTAATGAAAACCAGGTTACAGGCAATGCAAGGGTTCGCCTTGCCCAGAGATTTCAGATTCAG TCCAGTGAAGGGTAAATCTGGGATGAGATCAGCTTGGGGTGGAGAGATAGGGGGTACAGGAGTGGACCACTGGGGTAATCCTGGAATGTCCGTAGACTCTGCACTAATGCCAATACAGCGCCCCCTCACATCTTCGACTGACGAGGACAGAGTGGACAGACTCAGAGAAAACACAAATATACAGCAAGTCAA GGAAATTTATGCTAAACTTGGGCCAATGCTATCAATCGAACCATTCAAGAGGAG